CTGCACATGTCTGAGGTTGACCTTCAAAGGGAAGTTCATTGGCTTGAATCTACATCTATGCTATCTTCCCTTTCCAAGTTGTACTTGGGGGCGTGTGAACTAGATAACATGAGCCCGTCTCTTGGGTATGTCAATTTTACATCTCTCACAGTCCTCAGTCTTCCTTTGAATCATTTCAATCATGAGATGCCCAATTGGCTATTTAATCTACCCTTAAATTCTTTAGATTTATCATCCAATCACCTGACAGGGCAAATACCAGAGTATTTAGGAAACTTATCATCCTTGACGGTTTTATCTCTTTATGGAAATAGGTTAAATGGAACTCTTCCAAGCAGTCTGTGGCTTCTTTCAAATTTGGTGTATTTGGATATTGGAAATAACTCCTTAGAAGGCACAATATCAGAAGTTCATTTTGATAAACTCTCAAAATTGAAGTACATAGACATGTCCTCAACATCTCTtattttcaaagtcaagtccaaTCGGGTTCCTGCTTTTCAACTTGAAGAATTGTGGATGAGTACGTGCCAGATAGGCCCCAAGTTTCCCACGTGGATACAAACTCAAACATCTCTTCAGTGTGTAGACATTTCCAAGTCTGGAATTGTGGACATAGCTCCAAAATGGTTCTGGAAGTGGGCTTCACATATTGATCTATTGATCGACCTCTCAGATAACCAGATATCTGGGAATTTATCTGGAGTTCTGCTAAATAATACTTACATTGATTTAAGATCTAATTGCTTCATGGGTGAGTTACCACGATTGTCTCCACAAGTTTCTAGATTGAACATGGCTAACAACTCATTTTCGGGGCCAATTTCCCCTTTCTTGTGCCAAAAATTGAATGGAAAAAGTAATCTCGAGATATTGGACATGTCAACAAACAATTTATCAGGGGAGCTTTCTCATTGTTGGACGTATTGGCAATCTCTGACTCGTTTGAACTTAGGAAACAATAATCTTTCAGGTAAAATTCCTGACTCCATGGGCTCTTTGTTTGAACTTGAAGCATTGCACTTGCATAATAATAGGTTATCTGGAGATATACCACCTTCACTGCGAAACTGCAAATCTTTGGGGCTCTTGGATTTAGGTGGTAACAAACTTTCAGGAAATTTACCAAGCTGGATGGGAGAGAGGACGACTCTGACGGCTCTCAGATTAAGATCAAACAAATTAATTGGCAACATTCCTCCACAAATATGCCAACTTTCTTCCCTTATAATATTGGATGTTGCCAATAATAGCCTATCCGGAACCATACCAAAGTGTTTCAATAATTTCAGTTTAATGGCAACAACAGGCACTGAAGATGATTCTTTTTCTGTTTTAGAATTTTACTACGACTACTACTCCTACTACAACCGCTACACTGGAGCACCAAACTATGAGAATCTTATGTTGGTCATCAAAGGGAAGGAATCAGAGTACAGGAGCATTCTAAAATTTGTTCGGAGCATAGATCTTTCAAGTAATGATTTGTGGGGATCAATCCCTACCGAAATCTCAAGTCTTTCTGGATTGGAATCTTTGAACTTATCTTGCAATAATTTGATGGGAAGCATACCGGAGAAAATGGGAAGCATGAAGGCCTTAGAATCTCTGGATCTCTCGAGAAACCATCTCTCAGGTGAAATTCCTCAAAGCATGAAGAATTTATCATTTCTTAGTCACTTGAATCTATcatacaacaatttttcgggAAGAATTCCATCAAGCACACAACTTCAAAGCTTTGATGAAATTAGCTACATTGGCAATGCCGAGCTTTGTGGAGTCCCTCTGACAAAAAATTGCACAGAAGATGAAGACTTTCAAGGTATAGACGTGattgatgaaaatgaagaaggCTCTGAAATCCCATGGTTCTACATTGGCATGGGACTTGGGTTCATTGTGGGCTTTTGGGGAGTCTGCGGTGCTCTTTTATTCAAGAAAGCTTGGAGGCATGCTtatttccaatttctttacCGTGTTAAAGACTGGGTGTATGTGGCCATAGCGATAAGGTTGAACCGGCTCCAGAATAATTTGAGGGTAAGTGAAACACATCATCAtcttatcaatttttgtttcaaataatattttctttctatgttTGATTGGTTCTTTTTAATATTGTAGTTTCTACTTTGTCATTCATGTTATATCATATATTGTTAATTGAATATCAGAACAATATGACGAAAATGATTTGTGATAGGAACCTGAATTTATGGGCAAAGTATCTCATACATCCCCTTTTCCTAAACCAATTAATGTTGGATTCTATTTTCTGGAAAACAAGTGAAATCTCTACTATTTGCTTCAATGTTTGCTAATTAAGAGGATGGATTTGATTCTGAATAATTGTTTCGAGGCCTACATGAgcaaaaattacattttatgtTGGGTCATTATTTATAACTAAACCTTAATTAGAAAATTTCTTAACTTCACGATTTTCACAAGTCTTTTTGgctatttgaaaataatatgagaatacttgtttttaatttgttgaaaaaagtTTCTATCTTTATTGATTTGTTCACATGATTAAGCAATAGTAGACATTAGAGTAGAGAAGAAAATAGATAGTGAATCTTCATGActccattaaaataaaaatattaggtgGAGTCCTTTCTAACCTTTTGACCAGTACAAAATCTTATTCAAatttgttattcttttttttttttttctcttcttggaaaataagaaaaagttttgtgcttattaaatttcttttaaaatccaTATCACAAGATAATATCCGTACTCAATCTAACTACATTAACATATGAGAAAACTTGGTTTTGTATATGGTTAGggatataatattaattagCATAAATTAACCAAACGTggtaatatagaaaaaatattcataatattaCATGATACTATATGATTTAGTATGATTGATGCTTAATATATGTAATGATATGGGGAAATACAAAGGATTAAAGAAGAGAAACATCAACAGTTACAATGATCAAACTTTCAACTCAAATTGAATATCATCCAAGTCCCTAAATATAGGTATCACAAcactttgtttcatttattgtATTAATAACAACATACGTAGGAGGAAGTAGTTATTTTGTAGTATGTTTTAATACTTcataaattctttttccttttttttattttttataatgccTAGATGCttagacttttttttaaaatatttactagCATTAAATTCTATGTTATTTTCACTTGAAGAGGTTGCAAGTAATGTGTTTCTTTTACtgtagattaaaaatatttgagacaatttttatttcttctctggcttattttaaatatatatcatcaacaacactttaaaattttgaaaaaagctaaaataaaattgaaaaaaaaaacaaatctagtAGGATAACACCTAGAGGAGGGTGAATGGgtgtttttaaactttaaagcaCAAAAGTTATGATTTTAAAccaattaatattttagatattaTGGGAAAGATTAAAAATCACCCCTCACACAAGACAAGAtctttttacatggaaaacccccacctaaaatatgaagataaaaaaccacaaaaTCAGAGACCTCAAATCCATAATCTAATATACGAGAAAATAGTAACAGAATTGCCTGGAAGATGCTACCTTTAGACTTACTTTTTAGAACCTATGCTATAATCAATGTTCGTAACACAACACTTTGTATGCTCTAGTGGATCTCACCTCAACTCCTAAGAGGATGCAAATCTCCTTTGATAACTCGAAAGAAgttacaaattttctttgagagaTTTGGAAATAGGAAGGAAAACTAGGGTTTTCTTAGTATTCGCCTCaaacttaaaacaaaattaagcaAGGTATATATAAGCTCAATGCCTTAGAGGACTGAAATAAGTCCCAAAAATAAAATCGTAAGTTTCCAAAATGCAGACTGCTAGAATCTGGCAAAAACTTCTTGGAGAGCTTGAGCAAGCTTAAGCATTGCTTTAGTGCTTTGAGCGCTTGAGCATTGGCTCCAACATTAGAGCGCTTTGGCCTGCGCTTAAGCGCTTTTCGCTAGTGCTTGAGTGCTTTGCTAGTGTTTGAATGCTTCTAcagttttaaaaacaagtttaaaagaatttttgcaCAATTTGAAACAATTGATCCAACCCATATCTTGTTAATCCTAATTTGCCTTAACCTAAACCTTTCCAAGCTTACTTGTGACGTCTCAGTTGATCAAGCTGCAACCTTAagtcttcaatggagagtaagtctATAATATCCCTAATTTAATCATCACGAAATagtaataacaacaacaacaataataataaaaattacttaaaaaaaaaaggaaagaagttaCAAATTCTTTTGAACCATGTTCGAagagttttaatttaatatatatatatatatatatatagaataaaataaagaatatttaacAAATCTAAAGAATTtggagaagagaagaaaaccCTATACAGATAGACGaagttatttttattctctataGAGTAAAATATAAGGTAAGTCTTTCAAGGAATTTATTCttgctatgtttgatttttttttaaatatatgttaaTGATAAGATATTTTCTAGATTAgatgttaaaaagaaaaaagaaattcataTCGTTCATGTAATAAATAAAGGCTTaggaagtaagaaaaaaaaagaggttaaTTAATGGTAGTATGATGAATACAATCTTTGATTTAACCCTAGACAAAAACAAAGTCTCCACGAGTGtgagaatttttattattatttgtaagaaATTTATGTAatgcaaattggaaataaaGATAAGTATttagtttgaagaaaaattctaaaatttaagaagtaaagttttgaagaaaaataaataaatatataaaataatattcattttagtCGTTCAATAAAAGAATGCAGTAGAGTAGATATTCAATGTGaatataatttgaataataGAGGAAAATAGGAAAGATAAAGTATGCGGTGtacaatagaaaaaattaattaggataattgtaaaaaaataaaaataaaaatatatgttgattTAGAATTCAGGATGATGTATGAAGtagaaaagaataaatttttaaaatttaaatttaattatcataGGAATAAATTAGTGGAATGACATAtacaattttcattaatttaaaataattttatattcataaaatttattttatttgtttaggtGAATCCTAAGTTTAATCAACTTTCTTGCTCAGTTCAACTTTTACTAGGTAAGGAATTATGACCcttaaatattttc
This region of Vitis vinifera cultivar Pinot Noir 40024 chromosome 5, ASM3070453v1 genomic DNA includes:
- the LOC100255539 gene encoding receptor-like protein EIX2, which produces MAISKAMIVFPLLCFLFSTISTLVCNETEKRALLSFKHALSDPGHRLSSWSIHKDCCGWNGVYCHNITSRVIQLDLMNPGSSNFSLGGKVSHALLQLEFLNYLDLSFNDFGGTPIPSFLGSMQSLTYLDLKYASFGGLIPPQLGNLSNLQYLSLGGAYSSYKPQLYVENLGWFSHLSSLEYLHMSEVDLQREVHWLESTSMLSSLSKLYLGACELDNMSPSLGYVNFTSLTVLSLPLNHFNHEMPNWLFNLPLNSLDLSSNHLTGQIPEYLGNLSSLTVLSLYGNRLNGTLPSSLWLLSNLVYLDIGNNSLEGTISEVHFDKLSKLKYIDMSSTSLIFKVKSNRVPAFQLEELWMSTCQIGPKFPTWIQTQTSLQCVDISKSGIVDIAPKWFWKWASHIDLLIDLSDNQISGNLSGVLLNNTYIDLRSNCFMGELPRLSPQVSRLNMANNSFSGPISPFLCQKLNGKSNLEILDMSTNNLSGELSHCWTYWQSLTRLNLGNNNLSGKIPDSMGSLFELEALHLHNNRLSGDIPPSLRNCKSLGLLDLGGNKLSGNLPSWMGERTTLTALRLRSNKLIGNIPPQICQLSSLIILDVANNSLSGTIPKCFNNFSLMATTGTEDDSFSVLEFYYDYYSYYNRYTGAPNYENLMLVIKGKESEYRSILKFVRSIDLSSNDLWGSIPTEISSLSGLESLNLSCNNLMGSIPEKMGSMKALESLDLSRNHLSGEIPQSMKNLSFLSHLNLSYNNFSGRIPSSTQLQSFDEISYIGNAELCGVPLTKNCTEDEDFQGIDVIDENEEGSEIPWFYIGMGLGFIVGFWGVCGALLFKKAWRHAYFQFLYRVKDWVYVAIAIRLNRLQNNLRVP